A window of Planctomycetota bacterium genomic DNA:
CCGCGACTCGTTGGTACAACTCGATCGCTTCGTCAGTTCGTCCCGATTCAACCTCCGCCTCAGCCAGGGCACGCATGTCACCGACGCGTCCGGCGATTGCGCCCTGACGAAGGAGCTGGTCGTACCGATTTTGCGCCTGAACGAACCGCCCTAGCAGCTCCTGATCGTCGCTTTCCACGTAAAGGTCTCGCAGCTTGCGCCAAGCGTTAGAGTCGTTGCCCGCAGCGAGCTCTGCCTCGTCGATTGCGTCGAGGCCGAGAAGAAAATCGACGAGACTGGACCGAGACACTCCGCGATCTGCCGCGTTGAGAGCCGACTCGATGGCCGCGTCGCGATCACCTGTCGCAGCGGCGAAGCGGGCGTAGGTCATGGCGACCAGCGGGTCGTCCTTGGCCGATTCGTAACCGGCGGCGAGCGAGGCTCGGATGCGATCGACCGGCTGACGCAGCCGCAGCTCGATCACGCCCGCCGCCGCGGGGAGGCGTCCGTCGAGCGGAGCGTTCAGTCGAGCACGGTGCAGGTCGCCAGCGATCCGCAGGCCGATGTCGTTCAGTGTCACGCGAATCGTCTCGGCCTCGTCTTCGGTGAGGTCGCCCAAGCGCACCTGCTCGTCGAGGCGAGACAACTGATCGTCCACCGCACGCCAACGCACGGTCGCCAGCGTGTATTGCAGGCGCGGGTCATCTGGCCGGAACGACGCAGCCTGTTCCGCGGCCGCGATGGCTTGGATCAGGTTCTCGTCTGTCGATCGCCACGAACCGCCGAGTGATCTGCCGGCATCGAACAGCACCGCCTCGGCCTGCGCGTCCTTGCGAGCGTCCAGGGCCGCCCAGCCGCCCGCGACCAATCCGATCAAGCCAACCGAGACCGCCACTGCCCTTCCGATCCGTCCGTCGATCACGCGTTCGCGCCAGCCGATGCCGACAGCGAACAGCAACGCCGTCGCGACGGCGATCGCCGGCACATACTGACCAAAGTCGGAGATCGAGCCGACGAGGATCGCGGTGACGCCCATCGCAACGCCGGCCGCGGCTCGGGTCGAGGTCGGTGCCCGCTGGCGTGTCGCCGCGATCACTTCGCGCACGACGATCGCCAGGAACGCGACCGCCAGCACGACGCCGGCGATGCCAGTCTCGAACAGGAGCTGGACGAAGGCGTTCTCGGCGTGCGTCGCTGTCCCGCCGCCGACGTCGTTGCCGCGGAAGTGCGGATAGACGTCGCCGAAAGTGCCGATTCCGGTGCCGACGATCGGGAACGATTGCCACGCCGCCAACGCGTCACGCCAGAGCAGCCAACGAATCCCTGCCGCCTGCTCGATCGCCTCGCCGCCGGCGAGCGTGCCGAGTCGATCCAGGACAACCTCGATGCCCGCCGCCAGCAGTCCGATGAACGCGAGCAGCGCTGTCGCGGAGCCGAGCAGGAAGACGCGCGATCGCACCGCCTCGTCGTCGCGTCGCTTGGCCGCGAGCGACTGAACGACGAACGCGGCGACCAACCCCGCCGCCATACCCAGCGTGCCGCCACGCGTCAGGCTCACCGGAACGGCGATGATCATGACGATCAGCGCCCCGGAAACGAACTGCAGCTTTCGGCCGCTGGTCGAGTGCAACGCCCGATCGACGAACCGCCGAATCTGAGCGGATGGTCCAAGCGAGCGCCGCTCGCGCCCGGACGACGAGCGTCCCTTTGCCAGCAACATCAGCAGCAGGCCGATCCCGGCACCAAGGCAGACGTTGACGAACTGGCCGAAGTGACTGTGGTTGAGGAACGGCCCGCTGTAGCGATGGCCGTGCGACGTGAAGCCGGCGAGCGTTGGGACAGCAAGCTCGCCTGTGAGTCTCTGGTAGAGGCACCAGCCGGCGACGAGCGTTCCGACCAAGGCCATACCCATGAGCAGCAGTCGCGTTCGCCCGGACTCGCCGACGACCTGGAAGGCCGCAACGAACGCCAGCACGACCATGATGAGCACGCGGATCTGCCGCTGGCTCGCCAGCGGCGAGAGACTCAACGGGGCACCTTCAACCCGTGCCTCAACCGTTGCCGGCTCGACGTCCGTCACCGGCAACGCCTGCAGGTCGGCCAGTCGCTCGGTGCGGAGCTCACTGCTGTTGGACGAGAGGACGTCTGCGACGGGTGTCGGCAGCGAGACCACCTGCAGCACCGCAAGTCCGATGAACAACACCATCGGCAGGAACGTCCAGCTCCACCGGAAGCCGCCGCTCCGTGCCGGCGAGGCGATGACGCGAGACGCACAAGCGGCCAGGATCGCCAGCGTGCAGATGACGATGAGGCCGGTCTCCGCCCAAGGCTCGGTCGAGCCGAGTGTGAAGGCACCGAAGGCTACCGCGATGATCAGGAGGACGACGGTTGCGTTCGCCAGTCGGGCCCCGTTGCCCTGCATCGGCGGGCGGCGGTCGCGGATGGCATCGCTGGCGTGCGAGCGAGCGTCGCGCGACGAACGTGGCGAGTCGAAAGCGGTCACGGAGTCGGCCTTGGCACCACGCGTTTCGGTAGCGGTTGGCACGATCACACGTGGCCGTTGGAGCCGTTCTGGCTGCCGTTGACTGGCGTGTCAGCGTGGCCGTTGCTCTGTGAGAACGTCGGTTGATCGCCGTTGCCGCTGATGCGTACAGG
This region includes:
- a CDS encoding O-antigen ligase family protein — protein: MPTATETRGAKADSVTAFDSPRSSRDARSHASDAIRDRRPPMQGNGARLANATVVLLIIAVAFGAFTLGSTEPWAETGLIVICTLAILAACASRVIASPARSGGFRWSWTFLPMVLFIGLAVLQVVSLPTPVADVLSSNSSELRTERLADLQALPVTDVEPATVEARVEGAPLSLSPLASQRQIRVLIMVVLAFVAAFQVVGESGRTRLLLMGMALVGTLVAGWCLYQRLTGELAVPTLAGFTSHGHRYSGPFLNHSHFGQFVNVCLGAGIGLLLMLLAKGRSSSGRERRSLGPSAQIRRFVDRALHSTSGRKLQFVSGALIVMIIAVPVSLTRGGTLGMAAGLVAAFVVQSLAAKRRDDEAVRSRVFLLGSATALLAFIGLLAAGIEVVLDRLGTLAGGEAIEQAAGIRWLLWRDALAAWQSFPIVGTGIGTFGDVYPHFRGNDVGGGTATHAENAFVQLLFETGIAGVVLAVAFLAIVVREVIAATRQRAPTSTRAAAGVAMGVTAILVGSISDFGQYVPAIAVATALLFAVGIGWRERVIDGRIGRAVAVSVGLIGLVAGGWAALDARKDAQAEAVLFDAGRSLGGSWRSTDENLIQAIAAAEQAASFRPDDPRLQYTLATVRWRAVDDQLSRLDEQVRLGDLTEDEAETIRVTLNDIGLRIAGDLHRARLNAPLDGRLPAAAGVIELRLRQPVDRIRASLAAGYESAKDDPLVAMTYARFAAATGDRDAAIESALNAADRGVSRSSLVDFLLGLDAIDEAELAAGNDSNAWRKLRDLYVESDDQELLGRFVQAQNRYDQLLRQGAIAGRVGDMRALAEAEVESGRTDEAIELYQRVA